The Vicinamibacterales bacterium genome contains a region encoding:
- a CDS encoding NUDIX domain-containing protein produces the protein MLPVVSPRSYPERPIVGVGAVVVVEGKVVLVRRAHEPLKGEWNLPGGGVELGETLREACAREVREETGLIVAVGATIDVFDRIMLDAAGGVEYHFVLVDYVCRPIGGDLGPGTDASEVVLADPAALDAYRLTEKAIEMIHRGMELQ, from the coding sequence GTGCTCCCTGTCGTCTCTCCCCGCAGCTATCCCGAGCGGCCGATCGTGGGGGTGGGCGCCGTGGTGGTCGTCGAGGGCAAGGTCGTTCTCGTGCGGCGGGCCCACGAGCCGCTCAAAGGGGAGTGGAATCTGCCGGGGGGCGGCGTCGAGCTCGGCGAGACCTTGCGCGAAGCCTGCGCTCGCGAGGTTCGGGAGGAGACCGGGCTGATCGTGGCGGTGGGCGCGACGATCGACGTGTTCGATCGCATCATGCTCGACGCGGCCGGCGGGGTCGAGTATCACTTCGTGCTGGTGGACTACGTCTGTCGCCCGATCGGCGGCGACCTCGGGCCCGGCACCGACGCGAGCGAGGTCGTGCTGGCGGATCCGGCGGCGCTCGATGCCTACCGGCTCACGGAAAAAGCCATTGAGATGATCCACCGCGGAATGGAGTTGCAATGA
- the mtnA gene encoding S-methyl-5-thioribose-1-phosphate isomerase, producing MLPTIEFQDQAIIMVDQRKLPSQEVYVRCRTAPEVAKAIRTMVIRGAPAIGVAAAYGIALGVRNSAAKGTRGLAVDFQKICDLMAGTRPTAVNLFWAIDRMKRVFAEGAQAGESAEELSARLSREAKLIHDEDVASCRAMGAFGAEMVADGARILTHCNAGALATAGYGSALGVIRAAVEQGKKVAVFADETRPFMQGARLTAWELVRDGINTTVITESMAGPLMRAGEIDLAVVGADRIAANGDTANKIGTYTVAVMAKEHNIPFYVAAPLSTIDLSTPDGDHIPIEERDQREVSHLGSSQLTPVGAHIRNPAFDVTPYRYITGIITERGILRPTYADSLKKAFE from the coding sequence ATGCTCCCGACCATCGAGTTCCAGGACCAGGCGATCATCATGGTGGACCAGCGCAAGCTGCCCAGCCAGGAAGTGTACGTGCGCTGCCGCACGGCGCCTGAGGTCGCCAAGGCGATCCGGACCATGGTCATTCGCGGCGCACCGGCGATCGGCGTCGCCGCGGCCTACGGCATCGCGCTCGGCGTGCGAAACAGCGCCGCCAAGGGCACGCGCGGGCTGGCCGTCGATTTTCAGAAGATCTGCGACCTGATGGCGGGCACCCGGCCGACCGCGGTCAACCTGTTCTGGGCCATCGATCGGATGAAGCGGGTCTTCGCGGAAGGCGCGCAGGCCGGCGAGTCGGCTGAAGAACTGTCGGCCCGGCTGTCCCGCGAAGCCAAGCTCATTCATGACGAGGACGTCGCCAGCTGCCGCGCCATGGGGGCGTTCGGCGCCGAAATGGTGGCCGACGGCGCGCGCATCCTCACCCATTGCAACGCCGGCGCGCTGGCGACGGCCGGCTACGGCTCGGCGCTCGGCGTGATCCGGGCGGCCGTCGAACAGGGGAAGAAGGTGGCGGTGTTCGCCGACGAGACGCGCCCCTTCATGCAGGGAGCGCGGCTCACGGCCTGGGAGCTGGTGCGCGACGGCATCAACACCACCGTCATCACCGAGAGCATGGCCGGGCCGCTGATGCGCGCCGGCGAGATCGACCTGGCCGTGGTCGGCGCCGACCGCATCGCCGCCAACGGCGACACGGCGAACAAGATCGGCACCTACACCGTCGCGGTGATGGCCAAGGAGCACAACATCCCCTTCTACGTCGCGGCGCCGCTGTCGACGATCGATCTGTCGACGCCCGACGGCGATCACATTCCGATCGAGGAACGCGATCAGCGCGAGGTGAGCCACCTCGGCTCGTCGCAGTTGACCCCGGTCGGGGCCCACATCCGCAACCCGGCGTTCGACGTGACGCCGTACCGCTACATCACGGGCATCATCACCGAACGCGGCATCCTGCGGCCGACCTACGCCGACTCGTTGAAGAAAGCCTTTGAATGA
- a CDS encoding secondary thiamine-phosphate synthase enzyme YjbQ, whose amino-acid sequence MPVFTDYLWFTTQKRQEFIRITDEVAAIVKTSGVTDGMALVSAMHITAGVYVNDWENGLIEDFQKWLEQLAPAGLPYRHHQTGEDNADAHLKRTLMGHQVMLPITGGALDLGPWEQVFYAEFDGQRKKRVIVKVMGA is encoded by the coding sequence ATGCCTGTCTTCACCGACTACCTCTGGTTCACGACGCAGAAGCGTCAGGAGTTCATCCGCATCACCGACGAGGTCGCCGCCATCGTCAAGACGAGCGGCGTCACCGACGGCATGGCGCTGGTCTCGGCGATGCACATCACGGCCGGCGTCTACGTCAACGACTGGGAAAATGGCCTGATCGAGGATTTCCAGAAATGGCTCGAGCAGCTCGCTCCGGCCGGCCTGCCCTACCGGCATCATCAGACCGGGGAAGACAACGCCGACGCGCACCTGAAGCGCACGCTCATGGGCCATCAGGTGATGCTGCCGATTACCGGCGGCGCCCTCGACCTGGGCCCGTGGGAGCAGGTGTTCTACGCCGAATTCGACGGCCAACGGAAAAAGCGTGTCATCGTGAAAGTGATGGGGGCGTAG
- the cdd gene encoding cytidine deaminase — translation MAASDARRIGERRVRTRDRREADRRSGVDRRDETAWKPIAIDPSDSSSDEAALVAAAVEARDFARAPFSRFKVGAALETAAGEVITGCNVENATYGLTMCAERVALYKALSARKEVRFTRIAVVADTPEPTPPCGSCRQLLWEYCGDIEVVLATPTQVTRRLMLSALLPLPFDVRLL, via the coding sequence TTGGCCGCCTCTGACGCTCGCCGGATCGGCGAGCGCCGCGTGCGCACGCGCGACCGCCGCGAGGCGGATCGCCGGAGCGGTGTCGATCGCCGCGACGAGACGGCGTGGAAGCCCATTGCGATCGATCCCTCGGACTCGAGCAGCGACGAGGCAGCGCTGGTCGCTGCCGCCGTCGAGGCCCGCGACTTCGCGCGCGCGCCCTTCTCGCGGTTCAAGGTCGGGGCGGCGCTCGAAACCGCGGCAGGTGAGGTCATCACCGGCTGCAACGTCGAGAACGCGACCTACGGCCTGACGATGTGTGCCGAGCGGGTCGCGCTCTACAAGGCGCTCTCGGCGCGGAAAGAGGTGCGGTTCACCCGCATCGCCGTCGTCGCCGATACCCCGGAACCGACGCCGCCCTGCGGCTCCTGCCGGCAGCTGCTCTGGGAGTACTGCGGCGACATCGAGGTGGTGCTGGCGACCCCCACGCAGGTCACGCGGCGCCTGATGCTGTCGGCGCTGCTGCCGCTGCCCTTCGACGTGCGGCTGCTCTGA
- a CDS encoding ABC transporter ATP-binding protein produces the protein MDAVVQLEGVTVVYGKNQALKNVSAQFDKGAVGLLGPNGAGKSTMLKSLLGFVKPDQGRMTVLGMDVAQAPLAIRGRIGYMPESDAHIPGMNAVSFVAYCGQLAGLPAADAMQRAHEVLYYVGLGEARYRNVETYSTGMKQRIKLAQALVHDPALLFLDEPTNGMDPKGRDEMLELVRDLAHNKGVSLILSSHLLPDVEYTCDYVVVMDKGQVATQGPINELKGPAGRVYELRVKGDLRGFLDALAAQGMQTQATDEDVMRVFVPDALGGHQAIFKAAAAFGVQVRHLRPSVPTLEDVFAKAVGEE, from the coding sequence ATGGACGCAGTCGTACAGCTGGAGGGCGTCACCGTCGTCTACGGGAAGAACCAGGCCCTCAAGAACGTCTCCGCGCAATTCGACAAAGGGGCGGTGGGACTACTCGGGCCCAACGGCGCGGGCAAGAGCACGATGCTGAAATCGCTGCTCGGGTTCGTCAAGCCCGATCAGGGACGCATGACGGTGCTCGGCATGGACGTCGCGCAGGCGCCGCTCGCCATTCGCGGCCGCATCGGCTACATGCCGGAGAGCGACGCGCACATTCCCGGCATGAACGCCGTCTCGTTCGTCGCCTACTGCGGCCAGCTCGCCGGGCTGCCGGCCGCCGACGCGATGCAGCGCGCCCACGAAGTCCTCTACTACGTCGGTCTCGGCGAGGCGCGCTACCGCAACGTCGAAACCTACTCGACGGGCATGAAGCAGCGCATCAAGCTGGCGCAGGCGCTCGTGCACGATCCGGCGCTCCTCTTCCTCGACGAGCCGACCAACGGCATGGATCCGAAAGGGCGCGACGAGATGCTCGAGCTCGTGCGCGACCTCGCGCACAACAAGGGCGTCAGCCTGATCCTCTCATCGCACCTCCTGCCGGACGTCGAATACACGTGCGACTACGTCGTCGTGATGGACAAGGGGCAGGTCGCGACGCAGGGCCCGATCAACGAGCTGAAGGGGCCGGCCGGCCGCGTCTACGAACTGCGGGTCAAGGGAGATCTGCGCGGCTTTCTCGACGCGCTGGCCGCGCAGGGCATGCAGACGCAGGCCACCGACGAAGACGTGATGCGCGTGTTCGTGCCCGACGCGCTCGGCGGTCACCAGGCGATCTTCAAAGCGGCGGCGGCCTTCGGCGTCCAGGTGCGGCACCTGCGCCCGAGCGTGCCGACGCTCGAGGACGTCTTCGCCAAAGCGGTGGGCGAGGAATAG
- a CDS encoding purine-nucleoside phosphorylase, translating to MTYLNRVDEAVAAIRARVPEVPEVAVVLGSGLGDFANRLADATVLPYADLPHWPASNVVGHAGRLVTGVLAGRRVAALSGRVHVYEGHDQRTVSFAVRVLGRLGVKVLILTNAAGGINAVLKPGTLMIIDDHINLLGSNPLVGPNEDAFGARFPDMTEVYSTRLRRLADEAARAQGLAIGHGVYVALHGPSYETPAEIRFLRAIGADAVGMSTVPEAIVARHMGVDVLGISCITNAAAGVLPQPLDHNEVMEVARRVRDGFAALLEGIIGRL from the coding sequence ATGACATATCTCAACAGGGTTGACGAGGCCGTCGCGGCGATCCGGGCGCGGGTGCCGGAGGTGCCGGAGGTGGCTGTGGTACTGGGGTCCGGCCTGGGCGACTTCGCGAACCGCCTCGCCGATGCCACCGTGCTCCCGTACGCGGATCTGCCGCACTGGCCGGCGTCGAACGTGGTCGGCCATGCCGGCAGGCTGGTGACGGGCGTGCTCGCCGGCCGCCGCGTCGCGGCGTTATCGGGGCGCGTGCACGTCTACGAGGGGCACGACCAGCGGACGGTGTCCTTCGCGGTGCGGGTTCTGGGTCGGCTGGGCGTAAAGGTGCTGATTCTCACCAACGCCGCCGGCGGCATCAACGCCGTGCTGAAGCCCGGCACGCTGATGATCATCGACGATCACATCAATCTGCTCGGCAGCAATCCGCTCGTCGGGCCGAACGAAGACGCCTTTGGCGCGCGTTTCCCCGACATGACCGAGGTGTACTCGACGCGCCTGCGCCGCCTGGCCGACGAGGCCGCGCGCGCCCAGGGGCTCGCCATCGGTCACGGCGTCTACGTGGCCCTGCATGGGCCGAGCTACGAGACGCCGGCGGAGATCAGGTTTCTGCGCGCCATCGGCGCCGATGCCGTCGGCATGTCGACGGTTCCCGAGGCCATCGTCGCCAGGCACATGGGGGTGGACGTGCTCGGCATCTCCTGCATCACCAACGCCGCTGCGGGCGTGCTGCCGCAGCCGCTCGACCACAACGAAGTGATGGAGGTGGCCCGCCGCGTGCGCGACGGCTTCGCCGCGCTGCTGGAAGGGATCATTGGCCGCCTCTGA
- a CDS encoding ABC transporter permease subunit, giving the protein MPIHDQSYRHYGGGRALAGRAWTVIAFAGIRNYLGRRTFIGWMLFALIPFFVRAVQFWGSANVPTMAGLAPSASTFRDFLGQQDFFVFVITVWVGAGLIANDRRANALQIYLSKPLMRSEYIFGKLAVLATFLLLVTLVPAMLLLLLKVAFDGSMKFLAANLFLIPAIVVGSLIQVALASFTMLALSSLSKSARYVAILYVGITFFTKAIYAALYAITGSSRIAWIGVTNNIGQVVDVVFRQPPSYQTPWQVSLLVVLGLIAVSISILERRVRGVEVVT; this is encoded by the coding sequence ATGCCGATTCACGACCAGAGTTACCGGCACTACGGCGGCGGCCGCGCGCTCGCCGGCCGCGCCTGGACGGTGATCGCGTTTGCCGGCATCCGCAATTACCTCGGCCGCCGCACGTTCATCGGATGGATGCTGTTCGCGCTGATCCCGTTTTTCGTCCGCGCGGTCCAGTTCTGGGGCTCGGCCAACGTGCCGACGATGGCGGGCCTGGCGCCGAGCGCGTCGACCTTCCGCGACTTTCTCGGCCAGCAGGACTTCTTCGTCTTCGTGATCACCGTCTGGGTGGGCGCCGGCCTCATCGCCAACGACCGCCGCGCCAACGCCCTGCAGATCTATCTGTCGAAGCCGTTGATGCGATCCGAGTACATCTTCGGCAAGCTGGCCGTGCTGGCGACGTTTCTGCTGCTCGTGACGCTGGTGCCGGCGATGCTCCTGCTGCTGCTGAAGGTGGCGTTCGACGGCAGCATGAAGTTCCTCGCGGCCAACCTCTTTCTCATTCCGGCGATCGTCGTCGGCAGCCTGATCCAGGTCGCGCTGGCGTCGTTCACCATGCTGGCGCTGTCGTCGCTCTCGAAGAGCGCGCGCTACGTCGCCATCCTCTACGTCGGCATCACCTTCTTCACCAAGGCGATCTACGCGGCGCTCTACGCCATCACCGGCAGCAGCCGCATCGCCTGGATCGGCGTCACCAACAACATCGGGCAGGTCGTGGACGTCGTGTTCCGGCAGCCGCCCAGCTATCAGACGCCGTGGCAAGTGTCGCTGCTCGTCGTCCTCGGCCTGATCGCCGTGTCGATCTCCATTCTCGAACGACGCGTCCGCGGCGTCGAGGTGGTGACGTAA
- a CDS encoding HD domain-containing protein produces MGLSRTEAWALVTEFTGSESLRKHMLGVEAAVRGYARQFGEDEDDWGAVALLHDFDYERYPDQENHPFRGVEILEAKGYPDWVTRAILSHADYSGVVRESRLEKTLYACDEMSGFVTAASLVRPSKSILDLEAASVVKRMKDKAFARAVSRDDLRHGAEALGLPLDQHIANVIAFMRLRADELGLRGSL; encoded by the coding sequence ATGGGTTTATCCCGCACTGAAGCCTGGGCGCTCGTCACCGAATTCACCGGGAGCGAGAGCCTGAGGAAGCACATGCTGGGCGTGGAGGCCGCGGTCCGCGGCTACGCGCGGCAGTTCGGCGAAGACGAGGACGACTGGGGCGCGGTCGCGCTCCTGCACGACTTCGACTACGAGCGCTATCCGGACCAGGAGAACCATCCCTTTCGCGGCGTCGAGATCCTCGAGGCCAAGGGCTATCCCGACTGGGTGACGCGCGCGATCCTGTCGCACGCCGACTATTCGGGCGTCGTGCGCGAGTCGAGGCTCGAGAAGACGCTCTACGCCTGCGATGAAATGAGCGGCTTCGTCACCGCGGCGTCGCTCGTCCGTCCGTCGAAGAGCATTCTCGATCTCGAGGCAGCGTCGGTCGTCAAGCGGATGAAGGACAAGGCGTTCGCGCGCGCGGTCAGCCGCGACGACTTGCGCCACGGTGCCGAGGCGCTCGGGCTGCCGCTCGATCAGCACATCGCAAACGTGATCGCGTTCATGCGGCTGCGCGCCGACGAACTGGGGCTGCGCGGCAGCCTGTAG
- the tsaD gene encoding tRNA (adenosine(37)-N6)-threonylcarbamoyltransferase complex transferase subunit TsaD, translating to MNLLAIETSCDETAAAVIAETGNAAKPWQLCSNVVASQVPIHREWGGVVPELASRQHLRDICGVVEQALQDASHGWSDIGAVAVTQGPGLVGSLLVGVSFAKSLAWSLGIPLVPVHHLAGHIESLVLQHGELPLPSAVLVVSGGHTSLYLVREAGRYEPIARTRDDAAGEAYDKVAKLLGLGYPGGPVIDRLARSGNDRAYNFSAPRMTHADRVKPGATAPPGLLPPSIERKIDFSFSGLKTAVARIVAEDGGRRVDEGTFVADVAASFQRVVVESLLDKTFEAAKWLGARSVGISGGVSANSRLRADAEARGQALGLPVFVPPLSLSTDNAAMIGAAGLRRLRLGITADWTLNAMASLPL from the coding sequence ATGAACCTTCTGGCCATCGAGACGTCGTGTGACGAGACCGCCGCGGCGGTGATCGCCGAGACCGGCAACGCCGCGAAGCCGTGGCAGCTCTGCTCCAACGTCGTCGCGTCGCAGGTGCCGATCCACCGCGAGTGGGGAGGCGTCGTGCCCGAGCTGGCGTCGCGCCAGCACCTGCGCGACATCTGCGGCGTCGTCGAGCAGGCGCTGCAGGACGCGTCGCACGGCTGGTCCGACATCGGCGCCGTCGCCGTGACGCAGGGACCCGGCCTCGTCGGGTCGCTCCTGGTCGGCGTGTCGTTTGCGAAGTCACTGGCGTGGTCCCTCGGCATCCCGCTCGTGCCGGTCCATCATCTGGCGGGCCATATCGAGTCGCTCGTCCTGCAGCATGGTGAGCTGCCCCTGCCGTCGGCGGTGTTGGTCGTCTCGGGCGGCCACACCTCGCTCTATCTCGTGCGCGAGGCCGGCCGCTACGAACCAATCGCACGCACCCGCGACGACGCGGCGGGCGAGGCCTACGACAAGGTGGCGAAGCTCCTCGGCCTCGGCTATCCCGGCGGACCGGTGATCGACAGGCTGGCCAGGAGCGGGAACGATCGGGCCTACAACTTCTCTGCGCCCCGCATGACACACGCCGACCGTGTCAAGCCCGGCGCGACCGCGCCGCCCGGGCTGCTGCCGCCCAGCATCGAACGCAAGATCGACTTCTCCTTCAGCGGCCTCAAGACGGCGGTCGCGCGGATTGTCGCCGAGGACGGTGGACGGCGGGTGGACGAGGGAACGTTCGTGGCTGACGTCGCGGCGTCGTTTCAGCGCGTCGTGGTCGAATCCCTCCTCGACAAGACCTTCGAGGCGGCGAAGTGGCTGGGCGCGCGAAGCGTCGGCATCTCGGGTGGCGTGTCCGCCAACAGCCGTTTGCGCGCCGACGCCGAAGCGCGCGGCCAGGCGCTCGGCCTGCCGGTGTTCGTCCCGCCGCTGTCGCTGTCGACCGACAACGCCGCGATGATCGGCGCCGCCGGCCTCCGCCGCCTCCGCCTCGGTATCACGGCGGACTGGACGCTCAACGCGATGGCCTCGCTGCCTTTGTAG